A genomic stretch from Anaerolinea thermophila UNI-1 includes:
- a CDS encoding diguanylate cyclase, whose translation MKPWPFESDLAQIFLSFCERVPFGIILTDRALQIVHLNGWVREHLAEKDRELEGAPLLHLLDASAEEYVLPRFQDTLQNGTPQTLSTRFHPVVFRLLSQSGAPLPHSVTLLPLYDRDAVSGVLILIQDASERLLSEHDLKREIAKLKTLQQIETSLRTLDFEACLRIIVQEVRRFFEATFVTLLLRQENTLVLVASDGVEKETFAKGEVVVRVGEGISGWVAAHARPALVHDVSQDPRYYNLIPTTRSEMAVPLMVSGECIGVLDVESERLHAFSRQDLDLLELIGGAAATALHNARIHGEVQRWQTYYRAVMDQTGDVIYTVDRDLKLVNANAAWDAFALQNGGERWLSHLLQGRSLLDAFQGAERTKWERICRNLLDGTMKGYREEIPCHAPWKERWLALQANPLYDAGGQINGIIFSTHDITDYTLTARRLQETNRRLELLVQFAFLLNQNLNYEAILGQAVQKLAEIFRVDAVTVLGKHPRDEAYRLLAGYGISEQHRQTYTLTSARAQEVIQSFGATGAVYNLSTPNKTTHWRIYQQEGFEGVLFTALYVKGEVLGAIFLFTRDLARKFTAEEKELLEVIGAQMSLALANALSFREQQILAELDSLTGIYNRRKFFEIAAAELERSARYLRPCALLMMDLDHFKEYNDTFGHQAGDQLLAELAQTFRRSLREFDTLARYGGDEFILLLPETTQDSALRVAERLLRRVREKNAGIPEPHAIPLSLSIGIACFPQHARDLGSLLKCADEALYRAKQNGRDRYEIALHGGENEHAQP comes from the coding sequence ATGAAACCCTGGCCCTTTGAGAGCGATCTGGCGCAAATCTTCCTCTCGTTCTGCGAGCGGGTGCCTTTTGGCATCATCCTCACCGACCGCGCCCTGCAGATCGTCCACCTGAACGGCTGGGTGAGGGAGCATCTTGCCGAAAAAGACCGCGAATTGGAAGGCGCCCCTCTGCTCCATCTGCTGGATGCCAGCGCCGAAGAGTATGTCCTGCCGCGCTTCCAGGACACCCTGCAAAACGGCACGCCCCAAACCCTGTCCACCCGCTTCCACCCTGTGGTGTTTCGTCTGTTGAGCCAGTCCGGCGCGCCTCTGCCGCACTCGGTAACCCTCTTACCCCTCTACGACCGCGATGCCGTCAGCGGCGTGCTGATTCTCATTCAGGATGCCAGCGAACGCCTGCTCAGCGAACACGACCTCAAGCGTGAAATTGCCAAACTGAAAACCCTGCAACAAATTGAAACCTCTCTGCGCACGCTGGATTTCGAAGCCTGCCTGCGCATTATCGTTCAGGAAGTGCGCCGTTTCTTCGAAGCCACCTTTGTCACCCTGCTCTTGCGCCAGGAGAACACGCTGGTACTGGTGGCATCCGATGGCGTGGAGAAGGAAACCTTCGCCAAAGGCGAGGTGGTAGTGCGGGTAGGCGAGGGCATCTCCGGCTGGGTAGCCGCGCATGCCCGCCCGGCGCTGGTGCACGACGTATCTCAGGACCCCCGCTACTACAACCTCATCCCCACCACCCGCTCGGAGATGGCGGTGCCGCTGATGGTCTCGGGCGAGTGCATCGGCGTGCTGGATGTGGAAAGCGAGCGCCTGCACGCCTTCAGCCGTCAGGACCTCGACCTGCTGGAACTCATCGGCGGCGCCGCCGCCACCGCCCTGCATAACGCCCGCATTCATGGCGAAGTCCAGCGCTGGCAAACCTACTACCGCGCCGTCATGGATCAGACCGGCGATGTAATTTACACCGTGGACCGCGATTTGAAACTGGTCAACGCCAACGCCGCCTGGGATGCCTTTGCCCTGCAAAACGGCGGCGAACGCTGGCTCTCGCACCTGTTGCAGGGACGTTCTCTGCTGGATGCCTTTCAAGGCGCCGAGCGTACGAAATGGGAGCGCATCTGCCGCAACCTGCTGGACGGGACGATGAAAGGCTACCGCGAGGAAATCCCCTGCCATGCACCCTGGAAGGAGCGCTGGCTGGCACTTCAGGCAAACCCGCTCTACGATGCCGGCGGGCAAATCAACGGCATCATCTTCAGCACCCACGATATTACCGATTACACCCTCACCGCCCGCCGCCTGCAGGAAACCAACCGCCGTCTGGAACTGCTGGTGCAGTTTGCTTTTCTGCTCAATCAGAACCTCAACTACGAAGCCATTCTCGGGCAGGCGGTGCAAAAACTGGCAGAGATTTTCCGCGTGGATGCCGTGACCGTGCTGGGTAAACATCCCCGTGATGAGGCATACCGCCTGCTGGCGGGATACGGCATCAGCGAACAACACCGCCAGACCTACACCCTTACATCCGCTCGGGCGCAGGAAGTTATTCAATCTTTTGGAGCTACTGGCGCAGTGTATAATCTAAGCACCCCGAACAAGACCACCCACTGGCGCATCTACCAGCAGGAAGGGTTTGAGGGCGTGCTGTTCACCGCCCTGTACGTCAAAGGCGAGGTGCTGGGCGCAATTTTCCTGTTCACCCGCGACCTGGCGCGCAAATTTACGGCAGAGGAAAAAGAACTGCTGGAAGTCATCGGCGCGCAGATGAGCCTGGCGCTGGCGAACGCCCTGTCCTTCCGCGAACAGCAAATCCTTGCCGAACTTGACAGCCTGACAGGCATCTATAACCGCCGCAAGTTCTTTGAAATTGCCGCCGCCGAACTGGAGCGTTCCGCCCGCTACCTGCGCCCCTGCGCCCTGTTGATGATGGACCTGGACCACTTCAAGGAATACAACGACACCTTCGGGCATCAGGCCGGCGATCAACTGCTTGCCGAACTGGCGCAGACCTTCAGGCGCTCCCTGCGCGAATTCGACACCCTGGCGCGCTACGGCGGTGACGAGTTCATCCTGCTCCTGCCCGAGACCACGCAGGACAGCGCCCTGCGGGTGGCAGAACGCCTGCTCCGGCGGGTGCGCGAGAAGAATGCCGGAATTCCCGAACCTCACGCCATTCCGCTTTCGCTGTCCATCGGCATTGCCTGTTTCCCACAGCATGCCCGTGACCTTGGCTCTCTGCTCAAATGTGCCGATGAAGCCCTCTACCGCGCCAAACAAAACGGGCGCGACCGCTACGAGATTGCCCTGCACGGAGGTGAGAATGAGCATGCTCAGCCCTGA
- a CDS encoding HD-GYP domain-containing protein — MSMLSPERPTRILLVEDDGSLLEVVRDILSDAGYHVITAANGEEALQAFRQAHPDLILSDIMMPVMDGFQLLEAVRQMEAGMLVPFIFLSARTERYDTSNARRLGADDYLFKPFSADELLTAVEARLRRREQISLFSTREAHLQTVIMLASAIEERDVTTSGHVDRVRSLALEFSDYLGWSPELKMILEIGALLHDIGKIIVPEQILNKPAPLTAEEMEVMKRHPASGARILQGVHHLAPAAPYILYHHERWDGKGYPHGLKGEEIPIEGRFLALVDAYDAMTSDRPYRKGLPRERAMQIIRENLGTQFDPDLGQRFLEMLEENVQF; from the coding sequence ATGAGCATGCTCAGCCCTGAACGCCCCACCCGGATTCTGCTCGTTGAGGATGATGGTTCTCTGCTCGAGGTAGTGCGCGACATCCTGAGCGACGCCGGGTATCACGTCATCACTGCCGCCAACGGCGAGGAAGCCCTGCAAGCCTTTCGGCAGGCACATCCCGACCTGATTCTCTCCGACATCATGATGCCGGTGATGGACGGCTTTCAACTGCTGGAAGCCGTGCGCCAGATGGAAGCGGGCATGCTCGTCCCGTTCATCTTCCTCAGCGCCCGCACCGAGCGCTACGACACCTCCAACGCCCGCCGTCTGGGCGCCGACGATTACCTCTTCAAGCCCTTCAGCGCCGATGAACTGCTTACTGCGGTTGAAGCCCGTCTGCGCCGCCGCGAGCAGATCTCGCTCTTCTCCACCCGCGAAGCCCACCTGCAAACCGTCATTATGCTGGCGTCTGCCATTGAGGAACGCGATGTCACCACCAGCGGGCATGTGGACCGCGTGCGCTCGCTGGCGCTGGAGTTTTCCGATTACCTGGGCTGGTCGCCGGAATTAAAGATGATCCTGGAGATTGGCGCACTTTTGCATGATATTGGTAAAATAATTGTACCGGAACAGATCCTGAACAAACCAGCACCCCTTACCGCCGAAGAAATGGAAGTGATGAAGCGGCATCCTGCCTCGGGGGCACGCATCCTTCAAGGAGTTCATCACCTGGCGCCCGCCGCGCCTTACATCCTCTACCATCACGAACGCTGGGATGGAAAGGGCTATCCGCATGGGCTTAAAGGGGAGGAAATTCCCATCGAAGGGCGTTTCCTGGCGCTGGTGGACGCTTACGATGCCATGACCAGCGACCGCCCCTACCGCAAGGGCTTGCCCCGCGAACGCGCCATGCAAATCATCCGCGAAAACCTGGGAACGCAGTTTGACCCCGATTTGGGACAGCGCTTTCTGGAGATGCTGGAGGAAAATGTTCAGTTTTGA
- a CDS encoding response regulator, producing MAKILIVDDSSYARTLLKRALEKAGHVVCEASSGMDALEQLPTCQPNLVTMDLLMPGMEGLELIGHLKAMQPSLKVIVITANIQDETRKELIQAGADAFLNKPVSPDVLVNTVSSLL from the coding sequence ATGGCGAAAATCCTGATTGTGGACGACTCATCCTACGCGCGCACCCTGCTCAAACGCGCGCTGGAAAAAGCCGGGCATGTGGTGTGCGAAGCCTCCAGCGGCATGGATGCCCTGGAACAACTGCCCACCTGCCAGCCCAACCTGGTGACCATGGATTTGCTCATGCCGGGCATGGAAGGGCTGGAACTCATCGGTCACCTGAAAGCCATGCAACCCTCGTTGAAAGTGATTGTCATCACCGCCAATATTCAGGACGAAACCCGCAAAGAACTGATTCAAGCCGGCGCGGACGCCTTCCTGAACAAACCCGTCTCCCCCGACGTGCTGGTGAACACCGTCTCTTCGCTTTTATAA
- a CDS encoding chemotaxis protein CheC gives MKADNLLSPAEQDVLQEMMNIASGRAAGTLSGILGKRIEMSLIEVAALDRQGIFDFLDEELGVVGSAVEQRFSGGLTGTSMVMMDYQSCSHLVQLLGGEALESASRDVNEQSILYEVGNIILNSCVAMLGKQTGRRMHFNLPRVYYNLRGHAIAENLTSPADPNIYAVAMKSALTVGEINFHIHILIFLILPLNNLKAILHAALNG, from the coding sequence ATGAAGGCGGACAATTTGCTCTCCCCCGCTGAACAGGACGTCCTGCAGGAAATGATGAACATCGCCAGCGGGCGCGCCGCTGGCACGCTTTCGGGGATTCTGGGGAAACGCATTGAAATGTCGCTGATTGAGGTTGCCGCGCTGGATCGCCAGGGCATCTTTGATTTTCTGGATGAAGAACTGGGCGTCGTCGGTTCGGCGGTGGAACAGCGTTTCAGCGGCGGCTTGACCGGTACTTCCATGGTGATGATGGACTACCAGTCCTGCAGTCATCTGGTGCAACTGCTGGGCGGTGAAGCCCTGGAAAGCGCTTCCCGCGACGTCAACGAGCAGTCCATCCTCTACGAGGTGGGCAACATCATCCTCAATTCCTGTGTAGCCATGCTGGGCAAGCAAACCGGACGGCGCATGCACTTCAACCTGCCGCGCGTGTACTACAACCTGCGCGGACACGCCATTGCCGAAAACCTCACCAGCCCGGCAGACCCCAACATCTATGCGGTTGCCATGAAAAGCGCCCTCACCGTGGGCGAGATCAACTTTCACATTCACATCCTCATCTTCCTCATCCTGCCCCTTAACAACCTCAAAGCCATTCTGCACGCAGCCCTGAACGGTTAA
- a CDS encoding cation-translocating P-type ATPase: MATPSSRPAMPEEIAFVWHALSPNETLQKLNTAEHSGLSSEEAARRLAQYGANELAEKPRPTFLQLLIAQLNSFVVILLIVAAGISAVLGEWVEAGAILAIVVLNAVLGVVQESRAQEALAALKKMAAPEAQVLRDGKRLSIPARELVPGDIVFLEAGNYVPADVRLLEAVNLRVEEAALTGESVPVQKSAAVLMAQDAPIGDRKNTAYMGTVVSYGRGRGVVVATGMRTQLGMIADMLQSMEEEQTPLQRRLDELGKTLGWGALAVCALVFVVGLVRMLGTDGFQIQQVVDLFMIAVSLAIAAVPEGLPAIVTISLALGMREMVRRHALIRKLASVETLGSATVICSDKTGTLTQNAMTATRLWVDGKTFEITGQGYNPEGEFRLNSQPVNLKDYPAVTTALWVGVLNNDAMLEQIGENGKSAYRIIGDPTEGALLVAAAKAGILQKELTHTYPREQEVPFDSSRKRMVTIHEIEEVIPEDSSPIYNHEKRHWYAIAVKGAPDIVLNLCTHYQRSDDTPAPLDDAMRAQILAANDAMTYDALRVLGLAYRLVPVLPEEIESEELEKDLIFVGLIGMIDPARPEVQPALEKARTAGIRTIMITGDYPNTARAIAESIHLLRPGHQVLTGAQLNEMDDQTLIREVERTDVFARVSPEHKMRIVDALRANGEVVAMTGDGVNDAPAIKRADIGVSMGITGTDVAKETADMVLTDDNYASIVAAIEQGRIIYSNIRKFVYYLLSCNLAEIAIIFLSTLFMGRSPLTALQLLWLNLVTDGAPALALGTEKGDPDIMHQPPRPPKEPIINRFMLQGIVFQTLAITATTLLAFWIGSTDPQHVHYAETMAFVTLSVSELLRAYTARSEYYPLVKIGVFTNRWMNLAVLSSLALILGAVYVPFLNNVFDTEPLGWAQWVEILPLILIPSVVAEATKVSFAPHRKKTS, encoded by the coding sequence ATGGCAACCCCATCCTCTCGTCCAGCCATGCCGGAAGAGATTGCCTTCGTCTGGCATGCGCTTTCTCCCAACGAAACTCTGCAAAAGCTCAACACTGCCGAACACAGCGGCTTGAGCAGTGAGGAAGCCGCGCGCCGCCTGGCACAATACGGCGCTAACGAACTGGCGGAAAAACCCCGCCCGACCTTCCTGCAACTGCTCATCGCCCAACTGAACAGTTTTGTGGTTATTCTGCTCATTGTGGCGGCGGGCATCTCCGCCGTGCTGGGGGAATGGGTGGAAGCCGGCGCTATCCTTGCCATTGTGGTGCTGAACGCCGTGCTGGGGGTGGTGCAGGAAAGCCGCGCACAGGAAGCCCTGGCGGCGCTGAAGAAAATGGCGGCGCCCGAAGCGCAGGTTCTGCGCGACGGCAAACGCCTCTCTATCCCGGCGCGCGAACTGGTGCCGGGCGACATCGTCTTCCTGGAAGCGGGTAACTACGTCCCCGCCGATGTACGCCTGCTGGAAGCCGTTAACTTACGGGTAGAAGAAGCCGCCCTCACGGGCGAATCGGTGCCGGTGCAGAAGAGCGCCGCCGTGCTGATGGCGCAGGACGCTCCCATCGGTGACCGCAAGAACACCGCTTACATGGGCACGGTGGTTTCTTACGGGCGCGGGCGCGGCGTGGTGGTTGCCACCGGCATGCGCACCCAACTGGGCATGATTGCCGACATGCTCCAGAGCATGGAAGAAGAGCAAACCCCGCTCCAGCGCCGCCTGGATGAACTGGGCAAAACCCTGGGCTGGGGCGCGCTGGCGGTGTGCGCGCTGGTCTTCGTGGTCGGTCTGGTGCGCATGCTCGGCACCGATGGCTTCCAAATTCAGCAGGTGGTGGATTTGTTCATGATTGCCGTCAGCCTGGCCATTGCCGCCGTGCCGGAAGGCTTGCCCGCCATTGTCACCATCAGTTTGGCGCTGGGCATGCGCGAGATGGTGCGCCGCCATGCCCTCATCCGCAAACTGGCTTCGGTGGAAACGTTAGGCTCCGCTACCGTTATCTGCTCGGATAAGACCGGCACCCTCACGCAAAACGCCATGACCGCCACCCGCCTGTGGGTGGACGGCAAGACCTTCGAGATTACCGGACAAGGCTACAACCCCGAGGGCGAGTTCCGCCTCAACAGTCAGCCGGTGAATTTGAAGGATTACCCCGCAGTGACTACTGCACTGTGGGTGGGCGTGCTCAATAACGATGCCATGCTGGAGCAAATTGGCGAGAACGGCAAGTCTGCCTACCGCATCATCGGCGACCCCACCGAGGGCGCACTGCTGGTTGCCGCCGCCAAGGCGGGTATTCTGCAGAAGGAACTGACCCACACCTACCCGCGCGAGCAGGAAGTGCCCTTCGACTCGTCCCGCAAGCGCATGGTCACCATCCACGAAATCGAAGAGGTCATCCCCGAAGACAGTTCGCCCATCTACAACCACGAGAAACGCCACTGGTACGCCATTGCCGTCAAGGGCGCGCCGGATATCGTCCTCAACCTGTGCACCCACTACCAGCGCAGTGATGACACCCCTGCACCGCTGGATGACGCCATGCGCGCGCAAATCCTTGCCGCCAACGACGCCATGACGTACGATGCCCTGCGCGTGCTGGGGCTGGCATACCGCCTGGTGCCGGTTCTACCCGAAGAAATCGAAAGCGAAGAACTGGAGAAAGACCTGATTTTCGTCGGACTGATCGGCATGATTGACCCCGCCCGTCCCGAAGTTCAGCCCGCCCTGGAAAAAGCCCGCACCGCGGGCATCCGCACCATCATGATTACCGGCGATTACCCCAACACCGCCCGCGCCATCGCCGAGAGCATCCATCTGCTCCGCCCGGGGCATCAGGTGCTGACCGGCGCGCAGTTGAACGAGATGGACGACCAGACCCTCATCCGTGAGGTGGAGCGCACCGATGTCTTCGCCCGCGTCTCGCCGGAACATAAAATGCGCATTGTGGACGCCCTGCGCGCCAACGGCGAGGTGGTTGCCATGACCGGCGACGGCGTCAATGACGCCCCCGCCATCAAGCGCGCCGATATCGGCGTCTCCATGGGCATCACCGGCACCGACGTTGCCAAAGAAACCGCCGACATGGTGCTGACCGACGACAACTACGCCAGCATCGTGGCGGCAATTGAGCAGGGGCGCATCATTTACAGCAACATCCGCAAGTTTGTGTACTACCTGCTTTCCTGCAACCTGGCGGAGATTGCCATCATCTTCCTTTCCACGCTCTTCATGGGGCGCTCGCCGCTGACGGCCCTGCAGTTGCTGTGGCTCAACCTGGTCACCGATGGCGCGCCGGCGCTGGCGCTGGGCACCGAAAAGGGCGATCCGGATATCATGCATCAGCCCCCGCGCCCGCCCAAAGAACCCATCATCAACCGCTTTATGCTTCAGGGCATCGTTTTCCAGACCCTTGCCATCACCGCTACCACCCTGCTGGCGTTCTGGATTGGCTCTACCGACCCGCAACACGTGCATTACGCCGAGACCATGGCGTTTGTCACCCTGAGCGTCTCCGAACTTCTGCGAGCCTACACAGCGCGCTCCGAGTACTACCCGTTGGTCAAAATCGGCGTGTTCACCAACCGCTGGATGAACCTGGCAGTGCTGTCTTCGCTGGCGCTCATCCTGGGGGCGGTGTATGTACCGTTCCTGAACAACGTGTTTGATACCGAGCCGCTAGGCTGGGCGCAATGGGTGGAAATTCTGCCGCTCATCCTTATCCCCTCGGTGGTGGCTGAAGCCACCAAAGTATCTTTTGCGCCGCACCGCAAGAAAACCTCCTGA
- a CDS encoding phosphoglucomutase/phosphomannomutase family protein, whose product MPIHFGTDGWRAVISDTFTFTNLRMVAQAIADSIASGSWTDSLPTDRPIDPKRMVVGFDTRFLSDRFAQEVARVLAANDFTVYLAQADAPTPAISYAVYHRNAIGGVMITASHNAPRYNGVKLKSYYGGSALPDQCREVEVFLNDNEAKARGPNLMEYEHALEEKRIIRFNPIPEYYDHLRRLIDFDVIASNPPRFVVDSMYGSGRGVIRGILQGTGCEVTEIRGEMNPGFGGVHPEPIARYLGALAGAIGSGVGGFGIATDGDADRTGAMDEHGNFVDPHKIMALSLRYLVEKRGMRGAVVRTVSTTRMIDRLCQKYNLPLYETPVGFNHIADYMMKDEVLIGGEESGGISFKGHIPEGDGILMGLLIVEMVAAYRTTLRDLVEQLLAEVGPAHYERTDLRLRRPVSKSQMTARLVNEAPAEIGGERIVDVSTLDGVKYILADDSWLLIRPSGTEPVLRVYAEGRSPQMVKALLGYGEQVAASVV is encoded by the coding sequence ATGCCCATTCACTTTGGTACCGACGGCTGGCGCGCCGTCATTTCTGACACCTTCACCTTCACCAACCTGCGCATGGTTGCCCAGGCCATCGCCGATTCCATCGCCAGCGGCTCCTGGACAGACAGCCTGCCCACCGACCGCCCCATTGACCCCAAGCGCATGGTGGTGGGCTTCGATACCCGCTTCCTTTCCGACCGCTTTGCGCAGGAAGTGGCGCGCGTGCTTGCCGCCAACGATTTCACCGTTTATCTGGCGCAGGCAGACGCCCCTACGCCTGCCATTTCCTACGCGGTGTACCACCGCAACGCCATCGGCGGGGTGATGATTACCGCCTCGCACAACGCTCCGCGCTACAACGGCGTCAAACTCAAATCCTACTACGGCGGGTCTGCCCTGCCCGATCAGTGCCGCGAGGTGGAAGTTTTCCTCAACGACAACGAAGCCAAAGCCCGCGGTCCCAACCTGATGGAGTACGAACACGCCCTGGAAGAGAAGCGCATCATCCGCTTCAATCCTATCCCCGAATACTACGATCATCTGCGCCGCCTGATTGATTTTGACGTCATCGCCAGCAATCCGCCGCGCTTTGTGGTTGATTCCATGTACGGCTCGGGTCGCGGGGTGATTCGCGGCATCCTGCAGGGTACGGGGTGTGAGGTTACTGAGATTCGCGGCGAGATGAACCCCGGTTTTGGCGGCGTACACCCCGAGCCCATCGCCCGCTACCTGGGCGCGCTGGCAGGCGCCATCGGCAGTGGGGTGGGCGGCTTTGGCATTGCTACCGACGGCGATGCCGACCGCACCGGCGCCATGGACGAACACGGCAACTTTGTGGACCCGCACAAGATTATGGCACTCAGCCTGCGCTACCTGGTGGAAAAGCGCGGGATGCGCGGCGCCGTGGTGCGCACCGTCTCCACCACCCGCATGATTGACCGCCTGTGCCAGAAGTACAACCTGCCGCTCTACGAGACACCGGTGGGCTTCAACCACATTGCCGATTACATGATGAAGGATGAAGTGCTCATCGGCGGCGAGGAATCGGGGGGGATTTCCTTCAAGGGTCACATTCCCGAAGGCGACGGCATCCTGATGGGCTTGCTCATCGTCGAGATGGTGGCGGCGTACCGCACCACCCTGCGCGACCTGGTGGAGCAACTGCTGGCAGAGGTGGGACCGGCGCACTACGAGCGCACCGATTTGCGCCTGCGCCGCCCGGTGTCCAAGTCTCAGATGACCGCACGCCTGGTCAACGAAGCCCCCGCCGAGATTGGTGGCGAGCGCATCGTGGATGTCAGCACGCTGGACGGTGTCAAATACATCCTGGCGGACGATTCCTGGTTGCTCATCCGCCCTTCCGGCACCGAGCCGGTGCTGCGGGTGTACGCCGAAGGGCGTTCGCCGCAGATGGTCAAAGCCCTGCTGGGCTACGGCGAACAGGTTGCCGCCAGCGTGGTCTAA
- a CDS encoding SH3 domain-containing protein encodes MSLPASEPIPLPEEELPPARRRRLRRMVIPEHHDEQSAFLDDLGERTTPGAEFFLSALLAGLVTGIALMLDSPALVVLAALLAPFMAPVLGMGVAGVAGSTGFLLRSLVSALIGGLIFFLTGTLTGIPARLFVLNGWVQLSYLLRLDGFSLLLLSLGTVFSTVLLARSTHQRPLVSSVAMAYALFLPLGAAGYGLTSGVPLPWYNGMVVFLIGLAVAALLGAITLVILGLRPLNGLSYLFTGAYMTIVVTALVIWLSGGIPTIQLPEMTPAQLPQAPAQVSAGSQPSPTPAELSATPSVSPTVTLTATATPTRTLIPTNTPTMTVTPQPTPVWARINVKGSNGAVIRAEPGYNAAIVKSLLNGIIVEVLSDVATADGATWVKIRTADGVEGWIVRNLLATATPAPGW; translated from the coding sequence ATGAGCCTGCCTGCCAGTGAACCCATTCCCCTGCCCGAAGAGGAACTGCCGCCCGCCCGGCGGCGGCGCCTGCGCCGCATGGTCATCCCCGAACACCACGACGAACAGTCGGCTTTTCTGGATGATCTGGGCGAGCGCACCACCCCCGGTGCCGAGTTCTTCCTCTCCGCCTTGCTTGCCGGGCTGGTGACCGGCATTGCCCTGATGCTGGATTCGCCCGCGCTGGTGGTGCTTGCGGCCCTGCTGGCGCCCTTTATGGCGCCGGTGCTGGGGATGGGTGTGGCAGGCGTGGCAGGCTCCACGGGCTTTCTGTTGCGTTCGCTGGTCAGCGCGCTCATCGGCGGGTTGATTTTCTTCCTCACCGGCACGCTGACGGGCATCCCGGCGCGGCTCTTTGTCCTCAATGGCTGGGTGCAGTTGTCCTACCTCTTGCGCCTGGATGGGTTCAGTTTGCTGTTGCTCAGCCTGGGGACGGTGTTCTCCACCGTCCTGCTGGCGCGCTCCACCCATCAGCGTCCGCTGGTGAGCAGTGTTGCCATGGCCTATGCCCTCTTCCTGCCGCTGGGTGCGGCGGGTTACGGCCTGACCTCCGGTGTCCCTCTGCCCTGGTACAACGGCATGGTGGTTTTCCTGATCGGGCTGGCGGTTGCGGCTCTGCTGGGCGCCATTACTCTGGTGATCCTCGGTCTGCGCCCGCTCAACGGCTTGAGTTACCTCTTCACCGGCGCTTACATGACCATTGTGGTCACCGCCCTGGTGATCTGGCTGAGCGGCGGCATCCCCACCATCCAACTGCCAGAGATGACGCCCGCGCAACTGCCTCAAGCCCCTGCGCAGGTTTCCGCTGGCTCTCAACCCAGCCCCACCCCCGCCGAGCTTTCGGCAACCCCTTCCGTCAGCCCTACCGTTACCCTCACCGCTACGGCGACCCCCACGCGCACGCTCATCCCCACCAACACCCCGACGATGACCGTCACCCCTCAGCCCACGCCGGTATGGGCGCGCATCAACGTCAAGGGCAGTAACGGCGCGGTGATTCGCGCCGAGCCGGGCTATAATGCCGCCATCGTCAAGAGCCTGCTCAACGGCATTATTGTTGAGGTGCTGAGCGATGTGGCGACCGCTGACGGCGCTACCTGGGTGAAAATCCGCACTGCCGACGGTGTCGAGGGCTGGATTGTGCGCAACCTGCTGGCGACCGCCACCCCTGCTCCAGGCTGGTAA
- a CDS encoding HAD family hydrolase: MIELTVPGQGVIRLQHLVLDVNGTLAVDGRLIEGVRPLLDQLRDRLEIHLITADTHGGQAALDRQLGLQAHRLQAGGEAEQKAAFVRSLGAEQVVAIGQGANDALMLREARIGICVLSPEGTAVSTLQSADICTAGILPALELLTKPLRLVATLRK, from the coding sequence ATGATTGAATTGACCGTTCCGGGTCAGGGGGTCATCCGCCTGCAACACCTGGTGCTGGACGTTAACGGCACGCTGGCGGTGGATGGACGCCTGATCGAAGGGGTGCGCCCTTTGCTCGACCAGTTGCGCGACCGGCTGGAGATTCATCTTATCACTGCCGACACGCACGGCGGGCAGGCGGCGCTTGACCGTCAACTGGGGTTGCAGGCACACCGCCTGCAAGCGGGGGGTGAAGCCGAACAAAAAGCCGCTTTTGTGCGCTCACTGGGCGCAGAGCAGGTGGTTGCCATTGGACAGGGTGCGAACGACGCCCTCATGTTGCGTGAAGCCCGCATCGGCATTTGTGTGCTTTCGCCGGAAGGCACGGCGGTTTCCACCCTGCAATCCGCCGACATCTGCACGGCTGGCATCCTTCCTGCACTGGAACTGCTGACGAAACCTTTGCGATTGGTGGCAACGTTGCGAAAATGA